GCGCGCTCGGCATGATGCAGCGGCCGATGTCGCCGCAGGCGTGGCTGGGCGCGGAGCCGAAGCCGGAGCCCAATCGGCAAGGCTCCGTGGGTGAGTACACCCAGGGCTTGAAGATGGTGAAGGCCGACAAAATCTGGGACGCCAACGCCGACGGCATCCTGGATGAAGGCCGCCCCACGGGCACGGGCATCAAGGTGTGTGTCGTCGACAGCGGCTGGGACAACCGTCACCCGGAGCTGAAGGCCGCCTTCATCGGGGGCAAGGACTTCATCCACGGGTCCGCCAACGCCCTGGCGCTGGACGCGCGCGTGGACTCGCAGGGCAACGTGGTGGTGTGGGGCGGCGGGCATGGCACGCACACGGCGGCCACCATCGCCGCGCAGCTCGGCGCGGGCGGGAAGGTGCGGCTGGGGGATGACCCCAACGGCACCGTGGGCGTGGCCCCCACCGCATCCCTGCTGGTGGCCCGCGTGCTGAACGAGACGGGCACGGGCAGCACCACCAACGTCATCACCGCGCTCGAGTGGTGCCAGGAGCAGGGGGCGAACATCGTGTCGCTGTCGCTCGGCGCCGCTTCGAAGAATGCGGCCGAGGAGCTGGCCTTCGATACGGCCAAGGCGAATGGCGTGCTGACCATCGCGGCGACGGGCAACTCGGGTGGAGCGCAGGTGTCGTTTCCGGCCGGCTATGCCTCCGTCGTCGGCGTGGGCGCGGTGAACTTCGCCGGTGAGTGGGCCGCCTTCTCCCAGTACGGCGACGGCACGAACCTGGTGGGCCCTGGCGTGGGCGTGTTGAGCGCGACCATCGTCGGCGGCGCACCCTACGGTGAGGTGGACGCGAACGGTCAGCAGTTCGCCTCCAACCCCCTGGAGTACTCGGCGCTGGGCACGTACTCGGGGCGGCTGGTGGACTGCGGCCTGGGCGCGAGCGTCACCGACTGCGGGGAGGGCGCCACCTGCGAGGGCTTCCTCGCGTACGTGGACCGGGGCGGCGGCATCCTGTTCGAGGAGAAGGTGCGCAACGCCATCCGCGCGGGCGCGAAGGCCGTCATCATTGGCAACCACACCGCGGACGAGGGCGCGGGCAACTTCACGCTCAACGCGCCCTCCGAGCGCTGGGTGCCCACGGTCTCCGTGTCCCTGGAGTCGGCCAACGTCCTGCGCGGGATGATTGGAACGCAGGTGGCCCTGGACGTCTCCGGCCTGGACTACGCGCTGCAGACGGGCACCTCCATGGCGACGCCGCACGTGTCCGGCGTGGCGGCCCTGGTGTGGAGCTTGGATCCGCAGCGGCTGACCTCCGAGCAGGTGCGCTCCGCGCTGATCGACACGGCGGATGACCTGGGCCCCACCGGCTGGGACCAGAACTACGGCAGCGGCCTGGTGAACGCGGAGAAGGCCGTGGACTTCGCCGAGCGGCTGCTGACGCCGCCGGCGCCCTGAGCGCACGGGCGCATCAGCGCAGGGGCAGGAAGGGCGTGGCCACGAGGCACGCCCCCACCCGCGCCTCCAGCGCCGCCACGGCTTCCCGGGAGGGGTCGTCACACCAGTCGACGGGCCGGGCGATGCTGACGAGCGCGTCGCCAGGGCTCCAGGGCTCGTCGACGCTGGGGATGCGCGTCATCTGAATCGTGCTGAGGCCGATGAAGGCCACCACGGCCGTGGCGGCGCTCAGCATCCGTCCCCAGTGCATCCACCCCGCATGTCGAGGCTCGGGCGGTGGCGGCGCCTGTTTCTGGAGCCGGGCCTCCAGCGCGGCGAAGTCCAGCGCGGGCCTTGCCGGCATCCGCTGGGCGCGTTGGGCCATCCAGCCCCGTTCGGCTCGCAGCCAGGTGAGCGCGTGCTGGCAGGCGGTGCAGCCGCTGATGTGCGCGCGGACCCGCGTGGCGTCCTCCGACGCGAGCTCGTTGGCCAGCAGGGCATCCAGTTCGGATTCGCGACAGGCGCTCATGGGCGGCCTCCGACGTGCGCGGCCAGTTGTTCGCGAAGCTGGAGCCGCGCGCGGTGGATTTCGTTCTTCACCTTCTGAATCGACCAACCCATCACCGACGCAATCTCCTCATAGGGAAGGCCATGGTCGATGCGCAGCAGCAGCGCCGCGCGCCGGTCCTCCCGCAGCGTCCCGAGCGCGCCCGCCAGCAGCCCTTCCAGCTCCCGGTCCAGGAGCAGGTCCTCCGGCGTGGGCGTGGGCAGCACCGCGTCCACATGGCGGGCGTGGACGTCATCGTCCACGTCCACATGGACGCCGCGTTGCCGCAGGGACTCCAGGTACACGTGGCGCGCGATGCCCAGGAGCCACGCGCCGAGCCGGTCCTCGTCGCGCAGCGCCCCGAGCCGCGCATGGGCCCGGACGAAGGTCTCCTGCGTGGCCTCGTCCGCCGCGGCGTCGTCGCGCATCAAATCCCGGAGGAAGCGCCACACCCCCGTGGCATGCCGTTCGAACAGCCGCCGGAAGGCCGCGGGGTCCCCCGTGCGCGCCTGGCGCAGCAGCGTCCGCTCCCGGTCCGTGTCGGACGGGGGCGCACCTGCCAGCACCATTTTCATCGCGGAAAGGAGTGCCACGGCACGAAGGTGTCACGAGCCGCCGGGAAGTTTCACGGACGCCCGCGCTTTTCGCGTGCCTGGCTGCCTGGTGGCGGGACTGACACCCCGCTGGCGTCTCCGCAATCCCACGCACGCCCGGTGGTGGTCTTGTTGGATGACAGTCGTTGTTGGTAAGAGCTTTTCCATGTCCTTGAACTCTGGCCGTGTGGATGCTCCCGCGGCGCACGCTCCGCGCCTGCAGGGTCACCTGCCGGTGCTGGACGGCGTGCGAGGTCTCGCCGTCCTGCTGGTGGTGTTCTTCCACACGACGCACCTGAGCGACCAGAGCGTGGCGGGGCGCGTGACGTGGTGGCTGGCCGGGGCTGGATGGACGGGCGTGGACCTGTTCTTCGTCCTCTCCGGCTTCCTCATCACCGGCATCCTGTGGGAGGCGAAGGGACAGCCGTACTTCTTCCGCAACTTCTACATGCGCCGCTTCCTGCGCATCTTCCCGCTCTACTACCTGGCGCTCGCGGTGTCGTTCCTGGTGCTGCCGTCGCTGGCGGGCCGGCTGGGCCTGGATGAGCGCATCACCACCGACGGCGCCACCTGGTACCTGCTGTACCTCTCCAACTTCTACCAGCTCTGGGTGGACACGACGCACCCCATCCTCGGCGTGGTGTGGTCGCTGGCCATCGAGGAGCAGTTCTACATCGTCTGGCCCTTTCTGATCGCCGCGGTGTCCTACCGGGGCGCCATCCGGCTGTGCCTGGGCACCATCGCCATGGCCATCCTGGTGCGGGTGGGGCTCACGCTGTACGGCGCCAGCCTGGAAAGCACGTACGTGGTGACGTTCTGCCGCGTGGACTCGCTGGCCATGGGCGGCCTGCTGGCCATGGCGCTGCGCCACCCGGAAGGCCTGGGGCTGAAGGCCTTCCCCTGGATGCGTTGGGCCGCGTGGGCGTCCGTGCCGGTGGTGCTGGCCCTGGTGGTGCTGCCCGTGGGCCCCATGTTCGAGCTGGTGAAGCGCACGGGGGGCTACACCGCCATCGCCGTCATCTACGCGGTGGGTGTGTACAAGGCGGTGGCCGTGCCCAAGGGCCACCTCGTGCACCGGCTGCTCACGACGCGGCTGCTGCTCACCTTCGGCAAGTACAGCTACGCCATCTACCTCATCCACTCGCCGCTGGACGCCATCCTGCGGCGCACGGTGCTGAAGACACCGCTGAAGACGGTGGCGGGCACGGACTTCCCGATGCAGGTGGTGTTCTACGTGGTGGCCGCCGGGCTCTCGTTGGCGCTCGCGCTGGTGAGCTGGAACCTCTTCGAGAAGCACATGCTGAAGCTCAAGGACTACTTCCCCTACGGCAAGCCCCCCGCGCCCGTGCCTGCCACGGCGTCATTGCCGGTGGCGGCGTCCGCGTCCTTGCCGGAGAGTGAGCGGACAGAGCCGCCCGCCCGAGTGGCGTGACGCTCTCGCTCGGCGCCCGTCAGCCGCGGGGCTTCGCGAGGGCCTCCGCCACGCGCAGCGCCCAGGTCTCCGCCGAGTCCAGCTCGGCGCGGGCGCTGGCGTATCGGTCCAGCCCTTCCTCGGAGCCATCCCGCATGAAGATGGCGTCGTGGAACTCCTTCTGAGCGCGGAGGAGCCAGTGGCTCGCTTTCAGTCGAAGTTGCGCTGCCTTCTGGGGCGTGGGCGCGGCGAGCGCTGGCTCCAGCAGCTCCCGCTCTTCGGGGTACGGGGACGTCACCTTCACGAAACCGGCCTGTGCAATCGTCGTAGTCATGCATTGAGAATCCGCACCCAACGGCGGGCAGGCACCTGACCAGTGGGGCAGGACGACGTGCAATAGCGTGCACTGTCCTGCCCTCCGGCGCGGGTGGGCGGGGCGCGACTTCCAGCAGGGGCCGTCGTTACCTATCGGCCGTTGTCCCGCGAGGTGGGCGCCTGGCTCCGGCGCGATTACTTCCGCAGACTCGCGAGGTCGATGACGAAGCGGTACTTCACGTCTCCCTTCACCAGGCGTTCGTAGGCGTCGTTCACC
This genomic window from Myxococcus hansupus contains:
- a CDS encoding S8 family serine peptidase, producing MKRFVWLGLVGGLVACGSDSNVEPQACPGTAGMVLPPATMASAYQGEAAPPADGTEAVIITFRQRVFATAKANTDAFAEDVTRAGGQVKQRIPSLNMVSARVSPQMREALARNPDVVSVSPDREVRALGMMQRPMSPQAWLGAEPKPEPNRQGSVGEYTQGLKMVKADKIWDANADGILDEGRPTGTGIKVCVVDSGWDNRHPELKAAFIGGKDFIHGSANALALDARVDSQGNVVVWGGGHGTHTAATIAAQLGAGGKVRLGDDPNGTVGVAPTASLLVARVLNETGTGSTTNVITALEWCQEQGANIVSLSLGAASKNAAEELAFDTAKANGVLTIAATGNSGGAQVSFPAGYASVVGVGAVNFAGEWAAFSQYGDGTNLVGPGVGVLSATIVGGAPYGEVDANGQQFASNPLEYSALGTYSGRLVDCGLGASVTDCGEGATCEGFLAYVDRGGGILFEEKVRNAIRAGAKAVIIGNHTADEGAGNFTLNAPSERWVPTVSVSLESANVLRGMIGTQVALDVSGLDYALQTGTSMATPHVSGVAALVWSLDPQRLTSEQVRSALIDTADDLGPTGWDQNYGSGLVNAEKAVDFAERLLTPPAP
- a CDS encoding anti-sigma factor family protein, producing the protein MSACRESELDALLANELASEDATRVRAHISGCTACQHALTWLRAERGWMAQRAQRMPARPALDFAALEARLQKQAPPPPEPRHAGWMHWGRMLSAATAVVAFIGLSTIQMTRIPSVDEPWSPGDALVSIARPVDWCDDPSREAVAALEARVGACLVATPFLPLR
- a CDS encoding sigma-70 family RNA polymerase sigma factor, with the protein product MALLSAMKMVLAGAPPSDTDRERTLLRQARTGDPAAFRRLFERHATGVWRFLRDLMRDDAAADEATQETFVRAHARLGALRDEDRLGAWLLGIARHVYLESLRQRGVHVDVDDDVHARHVDAVLPTPTPEDLLLDRELEGLLAGALGTLREDRRAALLLRIDHGLPYEEIASVMGWSIQKVKNEIHRARLQLREQLAAHVGGRP
- a CDS encoding acyltransferase family protein produces the protein MSLNSGRVDAPAAHAPRLQGHLPVLDGVRGLAVLLVVFFHTTHLSDQSVAGRVTWWLAGAGWTGVDLFFVLSGFLITGILWEAKGQPYFFRNFYMRRFLRIFPLYYLALAVSFLVLPSLAGRLGLDERITTDGATWYLLYLSNFYQLWVDTTHPILGVVWSLAIEEQFYIVWPFLIAAVSYRGAIRLCLGTIAMAILVRVGLTLYGASLESTYVVTFCRVDSLAMGGLLAMALRHPEGLGLKAFPWMRWAAWASVPVVLALVVLPVGPMFELVKRTGGYTAIAVIYAVGVYKAVAVPKGHLVHRLLTTRLLLTFGKYSYAIYLIHSPLDAILRRTVLKTPLKTVAGTDFPMQVVFYVVAAGLSLALALVSWNLFEKHMLKLKDYFPYGKPPAPVPATASLPVAASASLPESERTEPPARVA